The sequence GATCGATTCTCCGCATAGGAGatataggaatttattatttttgaattttctctggtctggtctggtgggaggcttcgcccatggctagttaccaccctaccgacaaagacgtgccgttaagcgattgcgtgccggtatgatgtcgcgtagaaaccgattaggggtatttgTTAAATACAAATGCCATGCTCTCAAAAAGGCTAGCCCGCTTCCATTTTAGACTGGTGGTGgggtcacttaccaccaggtgggattgaACACCTTAGAGATGTCTACAAAAAGTCCACGTAGACTACAACGAATGATTTACCtgacaaaacattaaaatatacctaccggCGTTCCATTTTCCGTTTTCCACGATACCTCGCGACGGTGAACTGTTTAAACGAAGTTAATAATTGCGTGTGTATTTAAACACGAAcgaacttcttttttttttttcgaaaaacaCTTTAATGATGCCGTGAAGCGAAGGCTTGCATGTTTAAACAGCCTACAATTTCACAGTAACATTTTAATCGATACTCTTTGATGATAAGTGGGAAAGTTaaaactgccttgttggtctatTGGCTAGCATTTTCAAGTCGTTAGGTAATGTTTTAAGATGAAGAAAGTTTAAATACTAGTTCGGAACTAGGAAAATCTAGTTACAATCcctatatatttgacggccgactggcacagtgcgcagcgaccctgctttctgagtccatggccgtaagttcgatttccacaactggaatatgtttgctTGGTggacatgattgtttttcagtgtctgggtgtttatctatatattataagtatttatgtatattattcataaaaatattcatcagtcatcttagttcccataacacaagctacgcttactttgaggttggatggcgatgtgtgtattgttgtagtatatttacttatttatttaaataatcaataatccCTACAtagttataaagtatttatttcatctcaatatttaaaataatattatgtttgccATTTCTGTACATTTAGACATTAGTACCTACATCCATCAGTCTTCAAAACCAaggtaaaattatataaaactattactttggggctagatggcgatgtgtgtattgtcgtagtatatgtatttatatcttcgAGAGCACGTTTACCTTAGATCTTGGTTGTTATTTCTAAAACGGTGACGGCCGATGAGATTACCACCACTGTTGCCACCAACGCTGGCAGCTCTTCCCGTAGATGTGGTGTGAGACGCCTAGGGTAATATTCCGGAGAACGGGAGCCTCTGTGATACTACTAGCAGCTACTGCGAGCATAAACCTGTCTGCTCAGCATAGTGATTATAGGCTAACCCTGCGGTtggcagaggcctttagtccatcgTGGTATGCTATCGATAGTgggttttataacaaaataattttcagtatcAGCTCCGAACTAGTTAGTTCTAGTTACCACTCCAATGCCTTAAAGAGTACGTTAGGTTTTTGGTCTCGGTTTTTTCCAAACATGAGATAGTAAACGTCTAataccaattttataatatggttcctaaattaattttggacccaccaatgcataagtttaaagaatatgttaaaacacatttattacagcgatgttactatacaattgatgaatttcttaatgacaaggttgcttggaagcatccagctccgctttcatctctcactcgaatgttaaaatgtaaaatgtttatgttggaaaacagcaactgctgagtttcttgccagcttcttctcgatagaatctacCCCCCGAACCcgtggtagagtctctacacacagacagacttaacgtttcaaaagtgcttatattaggaaataaatgaattatgaatttgaatttgagcagCGTCTCTAAATTTCGTTGTCCTGAAAAAAGATGATGAAAAAAGAGACCTATGCCAACCAGTGAGACCTTATTATGTTGAGTATAGAGTAGTATACCTAGAGAGGAAGCTGCTatctgccgtcaagcagcagTCCTGTGGTCCAGTGTAAAGGgcttggttgctggtgtaaaCAGATGCAGTTGAAGCTTAGTTGATGGACTTAGGGCGGCAATTTGTGGGACGTGATCCTTtccctgaaataaataaacgatttaCATTCGGATCTAGTTAATTAAACTCGCAAACTTACACTGGGGCAACGATTAGTGTTCTAATTCGATCTCACACTCCCTCTATGtctccctctctctctctccctctGTGTCTCTATTCCCCCTCTCCCTCTCTCCCCCTCCCtctctccctctctctctctctctctctccatctctctctctctctctaaatAATAGATGACAGAGTTAAACGATGTCGTGTCATTTATGCACTTATGACCCAGTTTAAAAGAACCGTTTTAACTTACGATTGTAtgtgatatattaatttttcaaaCTAAACGCTGTTCTAAGCGTTGAACTTTTTTTATCTATGACGTTTTAATTACGGTTGtcgtgttttaaaatattatatttaattataaacgaattaaaaataCTGCTTACAATTTTCGTTTCATGACTTTATTAGtactataactttaaaatttactGGACCCATAACCTTtgtgaataaatacttaaataaaatatctaataaacTAAACGCCTCAGTAATTTAATACGGATTTTTAGCAGAGTCTTATTAACTTtcaattttgatatattatttaggacgacattttgtgtaaaaaaaccTTTGGCATGTCTAATAAGAGGTAGAGGTAGGAAATATCAATCGACCTTCTTTTCtgggttaaaataaataatagtgtaTTATTGTCTAGGCCAATGAGAATTTGcattaatccctactaatattataaatgtgaatgtaagtttgtttgttacgctttcacgcgaaaactacggaaccgatcttcatgaaactttttatacatattcttggaagaatatagaatactttttatcccgacattaagctcggttcctttgggagaggggatgagtgtttgacgattttacaccataactccgacaaattataaccgatttaaataattatttttgtactatagaggttataatatgtgtttaattttacccaaactgtgATACGGGACAGAaatccttagcggacagcagcaaaccccttatttaaggcttagcgatactgaatacattaattttttttggatctaaaactaaatttaatgccacatcaaaaaacaaaatcaaatgcaggcgaagtcgcgggcaacagctagtataaaataatgtaaacctAAAACAATCTACTTAGTAcatggcacatgaggcttaaaacctaagCTTCAGGTTCATGGACACTGGGCCGCACGTTGAAGGACGTGCTTAATGTTGCCCTGCTCATGATTctccacttgccatcaggtgggctatctgcttcgtccatatattattactacatataaaagaaacaaaaatataatgtgTTCTATAAAAATCACATTTCTTTTATAACTGTAGTATTATTTCGTTGTGtgtcgaataaataaaaaaaaaaaacaaataatagttttactttagttttaagtgttgTGCTAAGCGCATTTCTCttcaaaatatctttagtaatttaataatagtgTCACAGTAGTTCATGTCCTAGTGACTaggttaaacaaacaaatatgttTTTACTTACAATTGAGCAAGTTACAAactctttttaaaactttacagccaTAGAATTTAAAACATACGGAATCCTtgttcagccattattgcatgaagtgTGTTGTGCCCAAGAACAGTGGAAATGCCCCGCGCACGTCAGAcatcacacccgcggaatgttgctagctcactaattttttgtcattttcccaattttttagtaaacgtttaaaacattacaggtaaattacagtcaactgctaaatagaatgACGTGACTAACCgagttcgagaaacactactaaagtggagtggtttttgatgcttcaatattagtcgtgtacacggtttctgtatattcttaattgtgtgtttgcattatatacttgacaTTTTTAAGCAACTTATTGAGCAAAAGagatgataataacttgttCTACGTTAAACTTAGTACAGACATATGTTcataataaagtgatatttatgaTTAAACGGTCACTAAATTGTTAATTATGTTGATTAtaacatttgttatttttcCTTAGAACGACCAGTGTCATGGGCATTCATGGCACCGTCTGTGAGTCCACACTACCCAGCGGGGTCGTCCAATCCTGGACTTAGACTCTACAAATTTGATTCCGATACTGGCAAGGTAAGTGAACAAATAATTTTGACTTTACTTTTAGCAGGagtagcacaggcaggagacagaaattatatcccccgattatatcacccgacaggggatataattaacgtgtcaacctgctaaagcacgggaacagggaataggagaagtttacccccgttaattattacgcatatattatttggatattatttccacttgtgcgccagtggtctgagatttgataaagctgtgggagaagatacatttttatcctttccccggggatatagttgcccatgctagccgtgcaggaggTGTGATAAATTTTGATAAGTCActatcaaaaattcaaaactcatttatttcaagtaggcctaatataaacacttttgaaacgtcaagtctgtctgtttgtagtgattctaccaccggttcggaaggcagattctaccgagaatcagccggcaagaaactcagcagttgctcttttccaacatcaacaatttacattttgcattttaacattcatttttctatcttgtgagagctgaaagcggagccggatgcttccaagcaaccttgtcattaaaaaaatcatcaattgtatagtaacctcgctgtaataaatgtgttttaacaaattctttaaacttgtgcattggcaggtccaaaatcaccttaggaatcatattataaaagcgtatactcaatcccacaaatgatccctgtaccttacgcagacgatatgcagatgacactaatttatgaccatttcttgtaagtcgactgtttatgtccactttttgtttataaagactaatatgttgtcttacaaatactatattgttataaatatattgtgaagctacagtaaatatgcctatttctttaaacttctcacggagggattcgcgtgatttaagtttatatattgaccgtacagctcttttctgcaatataaatatagtttcgatatcagctgctttaccccataacaagattctataggacataacactatgaaagtacgcaaaataaaccagcctagctatttcaacgtcagtaatctgtctaatttttctgactgcgtaagcagccgagcttagtttacccgctagtgaatctatatgggcaccccactgtagcttattatccaaggtcacgcccagaaaaactgtggaagtctctatttttagtgattcaccatttatcgttatatttttatcaattttctttacatttggtaagataaattcgacacactttgttttttttgcatttaaaagtatgttgttaactgtaaaccagtgcgactcatgcgacataacacggtttacttcgtcagagttatctttactcctatcagtcttaaaaattagagatgtatcatctgcaaacaatacaatgtcgcatgttccactgacatggtacggtagatcatttatatacactaaaaatagaaaagtacccaaaatcgagccttgtgggacacccattgaggtattagaaccctgagactttgcatcatttatgcaaactctttgggttctattgctgagataagaggcaaccaaatttagtgcaacgttttggataccatagtggcttagcttaagaagcaaggttttatgatcaacacaatcgaaagctttagatagatcacaaaaaacacccatggcgttctgtgaacattcccaggcatcataaacatgttttataagtttagcgcctgcgtccgttgtgctacgacctttagtaaagccatactgctcagggtgtagtaagttatttacattatcatCTTAAAGACGAGTCGgctgaaataaatcaattaagaATCTTTATGTTATGTATCGTTAAGCAAACTTTGCATTATTTATGACGATTTTACCACTCTAACAATTTATGCCACATGACACAAAGCTCacatttcaaattataaatgcctTAATTTTAGTCAAGTTGATGTTGCATCAATAGGTTGTGCAAAGGCCATAATAGTGATGTAGTGATGCCAATACTTATTGAGGGGATTTTATCCGAATTGACGTAATTCAACTCCAATAATATTACGATGCGAATGTGTTGATTGAGTGAATTAAAATCTGTAGGTATTGAATTCGTACACAAAACCGTGAAGCTCTCGGtgcaaattttaaatgaaattacgATGAAATGTATGTGACGGGTAAACAGCACATCTTTTCATTTGCCTCCAGTATGGAGGCAAATGAAAAGATGTGCTGGTATGTTACGATGTTAAATTCAGTTCATTAACTTTGACATCACGGTGTCAGTCCCCGTTCgataattttataatgttgtTATACTCAATCGTAAtattaggaaaataaataaaataaaaaatatatactacgacaatacacacatagccatctagccccaaagtaagcgtagcttgtgttatgggtactaagatgactgatgaatatttttatgaatgatatacataaatacttataatatacagataaacacccagcactgaaaaacattcatgttcatcacacaagcattttccagttgtgggtatcgaacccacggccttgggctcagaaagcagggtcgctgcccactgcgccattcggccgaaATTACCAAAACACTGCAGGGCGCAGGTCTTCTCCTACAgagagaatggtttaggccgccTACCACGCTGATCCAGTGTGAATTGGActagcctttgagaacattagaaAAACTTAGGTAGaaagtttccttacgatgttttccttcaccgttgaaaccactgtaaaatatttaaattgcttaaaaagcacataacttaaaaaacttTGAGGTGCgttccgggattcgaactcgaagttctaaccactaggctatcaccgattatTAACGTGTAGTTTGGCACAAAGTAATTGATGCTATAGAAAGTCAAATTAGTGCCATGTTGGGGCAGACTGTCAACGTGCAACACGACTACGGTAGTTTAGCACAGTGTAGCGTAAATCATCCTTCAATTAAAGTTTATACTGTTTCGTTTTTAtccattgttaaattttattatttttttagatacaAAGTTAATATTGAAAGTTAATCAGTATCCAtactaaataagtaatattgaaAGTAATATTGAAAGTTAATCagtaaatcatatttttattgcgaaataataatgatgaataattaattcttaattaattaaaaaatattctttattaaccacaataattcatacagaaaaattcttataaaaacaaaacaataaaggaatatacctatataccttAAAGAAGATCAAAAACGTTTCAAAGCTGTATTGCGTTAAAAATAACGTGATAGTGAAATCGATCGATAATCGAATCGATCCACGTGTGttacttaaataaacataacttttattttaaggtGCTGGACTACACTCAGTTCTACTTGGACCTAGCGGTGGCAAACAAAGCAGGAGCGGCGGCGGAGTGGGTAGCGGAATACAACCTGACGCAGTACTACGCTCTGCGAGAGGTTTCGGCGGAATCTCTGCATCTCCTAGCGGACAAACTGAGAATAGGAACGGGTCATGAGATGACTACATTTAACAAGTGAGTGTTTTAAATTCGCATGCTTGCAGTGAATTCATTGTCAAGTACAAAACTTTGAGGTTCTGGATTTAACGAGTCTCATTTGTTTCTTGATAACTGTTATAATTctctgcaatatcacctggtgatgatgcggtctaacaTCGCAGCGGGTTAAAGTGTTAAGGGTACAAAAGTTATATACATATCAACCTTTATTTCTAATCAGGttcaggttattttttttggttacattaatatttgtttcgaAAGATCATTGTCTATCAAACTTGAAGATGTGTGTATGTTTAATTCACGTACTTAATTTCGTTTTCCTAGGTATTTACGCGCTTACAACGTAAAATACGATGGCGCAGACAACTGCGACGGAGCTTGCGCGCATCAACACTTCTGCGCGATCACGTGTCTAGAACACCTCACTTACCGGCAATGCGTAGACGCGGCAGCGAGCGCTCTCGCCGCGTCAGGTCGGTCCGCTTCGCTTGCCGCTCCGCTCGTGAACATACTACTCACCCTTATCATATGTATCATCGTGCTTTAATTGTTTTATCGTTAGCAAACTTTGAATAGTAATGGTGTAATAACGGTGTGAGTTGATGAATTGAAATAACGAGTGTTATTTACAATAAAGTCGACGTGAACGTTTTATTGCCGCTATGAAACTAGATGTGTAATAAAGAGAAGGGTTTTCGACTGGTGTGTGTGAATTGTTATGGGTATGCTCGGGCTATTTGTGATATGACAAGACTACGTTAGCGGCTCATGGTTATTATTATggcgttttaataaatttgaatatggATATTATTCGATGTATTTCTTTACTGTTTTCGTTGTAGTTTCAATGGAGATGGACGAGGTTTTTTAACAGTTAGTTTAACATAAGGTTAAAAGAAGCTTTATGAATCGACTTTCAAAAAAGAAGGATTTTAAGTTTTGATCAGTTTGTTTAATTGCACATTACAATCTCGTTTTAATTACCCTTTAGTGTCTAAGTGCAACGTTTGACGACGATCTTAAGAGGACGAAACTCTTTAACGTAGAGaagaaaattattcaaatttcattacataaaattttcaattccaattccaataattttaatatacgtttatttatataatttgaacAACAGATAAATACACCACAATAAGTTTTAAAGAAGTTTACCAGAAAAACAcgtggtattaaaaaaaaaggtttgcttatttatttttcatatctgTTCATAGCAATAAGTCAGGTCAAATATCGTCCATCTCCTATTAGCATGTTTTCCTAATCTTATATACTGTTATTATGATTGTGGAATTTCGTAATCCATAGTTGCAGCATGTACATATACACTATCACGGAAACATACTGTTTGGGATATATGTTGCATGTTGAATTTCATAATTGCTGTACCTATGCGTTACACACTGTGCGTACATTGTGCTTACACTATGCGTTGTCTTTAAAGTAATGTGCGATTCCGGATAGCTGTGTCATGGAATAGTTAAACGTAGCCACCAGTAGTTCAACACGAACGTGTTATAGATTAAATGCGTACGTTCTACGGAGTACTCGATACCCTTTTAAGCCGTGCGCTTTTAAAACCCAAACCCCTCGTTATAGGCTTAGCGTCACTTTACctatttttagtttgtttgatttATCGGCTGGGACTGCTCGGATTTATACCATTCTATGAACGATATTTCCTCTTATTTTTAGTGTTTGCAAAAACCAATAAACCTTTTTACTTCAGAAAGTAAATAtcaatgttaatattatattaaaaaaacccttTCCATAACTTATGGTAAcacgattttatttttacgtattatattcttattttctctttatgtacatattatgtGAACACACAGTAACTGTTCTAACTGGTCAATGTGGAAAGATAAAATATCATGCTATATAacataaattgtaatttttattatatttttcattatgttTAAATGGGGGGAAatgattgataaataaatgttagtatTACGAAGGCAAAAAACTAACTAATATGGCCATATTATAGATTTCGACACTGCTGTTGTTTTTCcagctattataaaaaaatacgttgatttacaatttatttagtgGGACTACTGGTTGCTTCTGTTATGTTCTGGCTATTAGATGTACTTACTGATagaatgattataataatttttatacagcAGTAATTGGCAAGCATtcggtaatatattattaaatataaatgtacataTATCAGTATAGCGTTAAATACGAAAATTTTCATGCGTAAATCTTTTATGACACATTTACCGTTGTTTCTTTCTTTGATCTTAAGCAATCGTTACATCTTGATTTGgaagaagtttttaatttttgttattaaaatgagTGAAGGTATTATatccttaaaatataaaattgtctaGAGAATAGTAATTAAATCTAACTTTTCGTTGACTTGCAAAGTTACATTGTAAAAAGTTATCTTATTTGATCgtaggtaattaatttatttgtagaaaattgttaagtatgctttagtaaaaataatattatgtcattTAAGTTTAGATAACTCGCTAACAATCTTCAAAGACACGTATGAACTAAGAGTTCATAGATgcctttaaattttaatcgtATTTCAAAATCTCAAAGGCGAAACGTAATAGTAATTTAACTTTGCGAttattttgtgtaaataaatatctgTATTTGTAACTTAGGTCTCAACTTTGTAAAGGAGGAGCAATTAGTTTATAAGTAAGTCTTACTATAAGAACCTATCGCtaactaattattttatcgCGGTGACCAATGTTTTATGTAGGGGATAAATTAATGGTAAATACAACTTGAACCATGTTGTGGCATGGCACTGATTTTATATGACATTCAAGTTGCGTAATTTATGACGTCAAATTTGACACCTCTTGATATATCACCACACATTTATAGCGATCCAGACTGCacttttggattataatttaaagttttctttagttattttttagtttttcttatttttaatattacttttgtttaactttttttttagtatatatatataggttggTATAGGTATATAGGTTGTACACAActttaagtggctagtcacactgtttagaaacaaaatatttgtaattttctcttgatatgtattgtgaacaagctgttggtgttcctttaataaataaacaagaagtaaataaataaaatatatttcaattagGACGTTAAATGATTTGGGAAGGTACACCTACTTCATCAACTCCATTAAAACCTGTGAAAGGGATTTTCGATTTGACGCTCACTGTATATCGCTAAGCGGCGGTGGCAGCTTAGTTGTTAGGCCCAGAGTGCCTCCTGTCAGGAGGACTAAGTTCGATCCCACGTATAACTAACTTCTCAGAGCTCTTGTTGTGGCGGTGAAGGAAggcatcgtgaagaaaccttcatgcctgagagtggtCCCATACGTTCTCGAGGACGTGGAAAGTCTGTTTATCCACATTTTGGCGTGGTGGACCAGTCCAAGCCCTTCTtgtgccctctagtgggccggtaatgagctCAAAATGATAATGTGTGTCGCGAGCCAGCATCTGgtctaacaaaaataaactgctACTGTTCTACATTCGTTTTTTTTAGTCGAACTATGTCCTGACTGACGCCTAGCTGTCAGTTTCGGTGCAAAATCTATATCGTATGCACTTTAGATGCCCACCGAGATACCATATTAAAGTAGTTTAATCGGTGTCAGCTTTAATATCCGAGTTCTCCGGGGGTCTGCCCCAGTTATAACGATAGTATCAAAATAATTTCCTTAGTTACGGCGGTGGCCCCAATCCGCTGAGACCGGTACGACTGTATTTACATTTTCGCTCAAGTTTCCTGTAAATTATGCTGCGGGATACGCGAGTATCAAGTTCTATATCTTTTTGAATTATCATACTATTTTGTTGTAGACTAAACTAAAGTTAAACTTCTATATAGCCGTATCTATGGTTGGACATAACTGAAATAAActcctttggtttatttttattcaaataaaatcttcttaattcaaatagacCTATCACAACTTTACATGTCTcttctataaatatattcagAACTAGCGATACCTTACGACTTCTTATATCTTCTCATCAGAAAATTTGTCAATCTACTTTCATTCTACGGCTCATCGCGTCATGTTCCTCGCTCTTTACTCAAGTTCTAAAGGTGGTAGAGAGATATTAATGAGCCTTCTTCAGGAATTAGCCTGAGAATGCAAACAAAATTCCATAAATTAGAATTACAtttcaacaaaaaacaaattcttcacgtttataatttc comes from Pararge aegeria chromosome 9, ilParAegt1.1, whole genome shotgun sequence and encodes:
- the LOC120626442 gene encoding acid sphingomyelinase-like phosphodiesterase 3b, with product MSENVYIVGHAAPGSDSSYYSYSVEANSEYLRKVRRHARIIAGQFFGHLHVDTFRVIYDKERPVSWAFMAPSVSPHYPAGSSNPGLRLYKFDSDTGKVLDYTQFYLDLAVANKAGAAAEWVAEYNLTQYYALREVSAESLHLLADKLRIGTGHEMTTFNKYLRAYNVKYDGADNCDGACAHQHFCAITCLEHLTYRQCVDAAASALAASGRSASLAAPLVNILLTLIICIIVL